The sequence AAACCAAGCTGCTGATGAGAGTGATGAGGAGGACGAAGACTTTGTTGGGGCTGAGGATGATGACGGTGGCTCACCGACTGATGATTCTGGCGAGGACGACGACTCTGATGCTAGTGACGCTGACGGAGGCGAGAAAGAggtgaaaaaaaaactgtttcatATTCCTTCAATCAAACTCTTTCATAAGTGAAGccatatcttatttttattccTTCTTCAGAAATCTGTTAAGAAGGAGCCCAAGAAAGAGGCTTCGTCTTCGAAAGGATTGCCTCTGAAGAAGAAAGCGTTGGCCACAGAAGAAGGCAGTAGTAAGAAGAAGacgcagaagaagaagaaggatccCAATGCACCTAAAAAGGCAATGTCTGGTTTCATGTACTTCTCCCAAATGGAAAGAGACGTGAGTTCTTTCTTCTCTCCTTTTGCCTTAACATTTCACTCTTAGGCAATGTCTTGATTAATAGTATCGTTTTCACTTAACAGAATATAAAGAAGAGTAACCCAGGAATAGGATTTGGAGACATAGGAAAGGTGCTTGGAGATAAGTGGCGTCAGATGTCTGGTAAGATCTCCCCTTAAAAAAACTCTACATTTCTTGGTCTTAGCTTAAAAAAGTGTGTTGTGATGTGATCTTCAtcgtctgttttttttttatgtaaaccATAGCTGAGGAAAAGGAGCCATATGAAGCTAAGGCGCAAGTTGACAAGAAGCGATACAAGGATGAGATTAGCGATTACAAGAACCCTCAGCCCATGCTTGTAGACTCTGGAAACGATTCCGACAGTAACTAAACACTCCAATGCCCCCCCAGAGATGCAATAGTATCTAAGGTTTGACATGCTATCTTCTGCTTCATCTTTAGCTTGTGTGTTTTTTTCAATGTAGCGACTAGAGATTCCTAAAAAACTTGGTTACAAATCTACTGAACTTATGTTCGatttacataattattttaaatgaatccAACTTCAACTCGTAACAGTATATACAAGAAGCAACAAAATCAGTAGCATTACGATATATATTATTAACCGTTTGGAAGATAAATAAGCTTATGAACAAGAAGCATCTAAAATCTTGTGGACAATAGGACGAGCTCTACACATAGCTTTCAACGGTTCAGCTTTGCGCATGATAGTTCCTTTCTCAGCTTCTGTCAAGTCCACATATTTTTCTCCATCTCTCTCCCAATCGAAACATTGAACCAACGAACCCAGAGCCAAAGTCACAAGCCTCTGAGCTAGCCCTGAACCAGGACAAGCTCGTCTTCCCATCCCAAAAGACAACATCTTCTTATCCTCACCTTCTTTCTCAAACCTCTCTGGCTTGAACTTCTCCGGCTCTTCCCACATGTTTGGGTCTCTATGAATGGCCCATGCGTTCACCATTACCATCGTGCCACGTGGGACGTCGTACCCTGCCACGATGCAGTCTTCTGACGCCATGTGAGGGAGAAGCATTGGAACCACAGGATATAGCCGTAATGTCTCTGACGTAATGTTCTGTAGATAAGGAAGTTTCACAATGTCTTGTTCCTCTATTAACCGGTCTGAACCGATTTGCTCCTCGATCTCGGTCCTTGCCCTTTCCAATACTTCTGGATGGTTCAACAAGTTAGCCATCGCCCATTCTAAAGTTCCTCCTGATGTATTAGTCCCAGCAATTATCATAACCTATTCAAATCAAAactttgttataaaaaaatacaataaaccCTTAATAAAACGTTACTAGTATGCTCTCTTATTACTTACAAGTATGATTCCTTTGATGATAACATCCGTGTAATAATCAGGCTGAGTTTCTTGGAGAGAAAGCAAGTGATCGATCATAGTGTTACCCTTTACTTTCTCCGCACGTTTCTCGTCCACTAGACTCTGTAAGAACTCGTCAATTCGACCCGCTAGCTTTTTCACTTGTTTCTCGTAACTCGTTATCAAACGAAGGATCGGGAAATAGTCTGCCACGTTTCCAGCGCCGCTGCTAACAGCCACATCGGCGATCAACTGCCTCACGTGTCTTGCCTCATCATCGTCCTCTGTTTCATCACCGTAAAATCTCTTTCCGGCCACCATCCTAAGGATGTTGTTTATAGTCAAGTTCATAAACAATGTTCTCATCTCCACCTTTGCATATTCCTGAATTTCAAAAATGTTATTCAAATGATTAATAATTATCAATGGTATGTTAATCCAAATTACTTGGTTACATAACTAGATTCTTATCCAccgaatttttattttaattatttaaaatttagttgGAAATAATATGGGAAAATATTATGTTCTAGCTTTGTTAATATTGTAGAGTACTATGTTACTGTAATCGATGATATACAAAATGtctatttgtttatattttgcAGAAAGTATATTATAACAAAAAGTAAATGTAAATCTTTTATATTTCTAAACCTTAGGTTAATATTAAATGGTACATACTTGTTGAGAGTTGTTGGATAGAGAGAATATCAGCCGTCGGATCTCGTCCTCACGGATGGATAAGAAGCTATTGAGTCTAAAAGACGAGAAGATCTCAATGGTGCCAACACGACGGAGGTTCCGCCAGCTGTCACCATAAGCCGCACTGACCATGGTGCTTGAATTGTATCCGATATACTTTCCGAAGATAAACTCCGGCCGGTTAGCtaaaacgatgtcgtttttGGTGAAACATTCCTCCGCGACGGAGTGAGAAGAGACAACGAAAACGAGACGTGTGCCTAGGCGAAGGGAGAAAATGGAGGCACCGTCTAGAGATTTGGGGAGAGAGAGAAACGTACGGTGTAGCGGCAGCTTTAGGAGGTGGAGATGTCCGATGACCGGAAATGGACGAGTTGGACTCGGCGGTAGGTTTAGTTTACGCCGTCGTGCTCCGAACAAAAGTTTCAAAGagaggacgaggaagaagagagatggGATGAAGTAGAAAGTTTCCATtattgagttagctttctatATTTGTTTAAGTTTATTACAAAACACAAGTGCTTAAGCAGGTTTTATAGTGTGACATCgagcaataaaaatataatattttacatcAACTAGTTGCATTGAAGAAGATAATTCATAATTTATCTTTTTGCATGAAAGTTAAAGAAGAGGATAAGCGTTTTGGTTACGTCACTGCCTACTATATTTTGCTTGTCTCGATCAACATGGGAGTAGGAGACGGGGATGCTGATATCATTAGGCATTAGCTCATGTATAGCACATGACACGTGCGAACTTTCATGTGATGTGTTAGACGTCACTGCATGTGTCACAACATATTTGTCTTTATACTAACATTGATTGACGTCTACCAAACATTTTGAAAACCTTTATAAAAATGTCTAGTAAGGTTGAGTCTCGCCCCACGGAATGTACGAGCCTTCGGACAATGAGACGAGTATAACAAGATTCTGAAGATGGAGTTTATGGACAAGAATTAGAAGCATCTAAAATCTTATCCACAATGGGGCGAGTTCTACACATAGCTTCCAACGACGTAGACTTATGCATTGTGATTCCTTTCGCAGCTTCTGTCATGTCCACATATTCTTCTCCGGTTCTCTCCCACTCGAAACACTGGACCAACGAACCCAAAGCCAACGTTACTAGCCGCTGACCTAGCCCTAATCCAGGACAAGCTCGTCGTCCCATCCCAAATGACATTAACTTCTTATCCTCCCCTTCCTTCTCAAACCTCTCTGGCTTGAACTTCTCCGGCTCTTCCCACATCTTTGGGTCTCTATGTATGGCCCATACGTTCACCAATAAGATTGTTTTACGTGGGACATCATAGCCTGCTACCATGCAATCTTTTGACGCCATATGAGGGAGAAGCATTGGAACCACAGGATAAAGTCGTAATGTCTCTGCCACTATGCTCTGGAGATAAGGAAGTTTTACAATGTCTTGTTCCTCTATTAACCGGTCTAAACCGATTTGCTCGTCGATTTCGGTCTTTGCCTTTTTCAATACTTCTGGATGGTTCAACAAGTTCGACATCGCCCATTCTAACGTTGCTGCTGATGTATCAGTCCCGGCAAGTATCATAACCtatcaaaaatttaaatcacttgaataacaaaaataaagttagataactgtttttatttttgagatcTAGTTACTTACTTCTATGATTCCTTTGATGATGACATCGGTATAGTACTCAGGCTGAGTTTCTTGGAGAGAAAGCAAGCGATCGATCATGGTGCTACCCTTTACTTTCTCTGCACGTTTCTCATCCACTAGACTTTGCAAAAACTCGTCAACCCGACCGCCTAACTTCTTGACCCGTTTCTCATAATCTGTTAACCAACAAAGGATCGGGAAATAGTCAGCAGCGTTCCCCGCACCGCCGGCAGCAATCACCTCGGCGATCAAGTCCCTAACGTGTTTTGACTCATCGTCGTCCTCTGTTCCATCGCCGTAATATCTCTTTCCGGCCAACATTCTAATGATGTTGTTGATCGTCAAACCCATGAACAATGATCCCAGCTCCACCTTCGCAGGTTCCTGAAATTCGATTATTAAACCAAATGGTTACGTTTCGAAAGTTcatttttttatggatcaaatgCTGAGATGGACCACTTGGTCTCCAAAAAATCTCAATTAGACCCAtcactttatttatttattttgtatttaaatttaaatagaaaTCTATGTTAAATAACTGAAAAACCTAAGGAGTTAAACATATTTACTAACCTATGCCATTACTATCCAACCCAATATCCGACCCAGATCCAGACCCGAAATCCGACCcaatctccttcttcttccccCATTTCTTCCCCATTCATAGTTCTTCCACCATAatacaaaatcaaaaaatttcttCAACCATCCACtaattttctctttcttatctCAAATCGATCAACCCATAATCATGTTTAATCAATTATATCATATCCAGAGTCAAATTTCATCTTTTCCATCCGATATTCAAAATAATGAACAACGAAAAGTATTACTAGTACAACTAGTACAACTCAAACTAGGACAACTAGTACAACTCAAACTAGTACAACTTCTACAACTCGAATTAGTACAACTAGTACATATTGAGTATGtcatatttattatttgaaaaatcattTTCTTATGTATCATCACCATGTTCATTCTCACAAAAAAAGATGACATGGCTTTGAGAAATTATGAAATGACATCACTTAATTATGAGATGTAtaataatttcatatatttattgttttcggCATATGAAGATGCTAGAAAAGAGAATGATGTAGAACCAATAAGACATATTGGTCTAATTTATCCCGCATGCATGTGTCAAATATatgaatagtatatttttaataatatttgatttgaaATTGATACGTTTACAAGTTGtactagttgtactagttatactagttgTACGATTTTCGGAAAAAGATCATCTTCATCTTTTTGGTCTTGAGGCCAAAAAGCTAGATGCAGAGCCAGAAAATTCTTCAAACATTGTTCTAAAAACGCGAGTCAccggaaagaagaaaaagattggATTTGATGTatgatttttgtgtttttttttttgcaaagaaTTGTTTTAATCGTGATGAAATAACATAGTTGTACTAGTATTTGAGCTGTACCGTCTGTACATAGTTATACTAGTTTAATCTTTCCCGCTTGCATCTGCCAAAAGATAGTGCATAAGCCATCAcgagtttgaaaaaaaatacataaacattaatatttggtatttggacTACGACAATAATAGTTTAACCGGTTTAACTACAGTAGTACTATTACTAGTTTAATTGTGGCAACACTTGATTTGTGTTTTTCTAGTGCTGGTTAGTAGGTTTCTCGCCTCAAAGTTCATTTTCTTGATatggaaatgaaaatattaaaagaaatagaGCAATTGTAATCACATACACAAGAAGAACATGGTGAAACTtgcatattttgatataaaatatgatatacataTGTTTGTTGTATCTACAAATTTGATTTCAAATAGTTTTTGATTCTTATGTTTGCAAATTCGTACATTTCACTcagtttattatttaattatattttataatttaaattgtttcctacaaaaaataaatcttcaaaaatttatgaagtttttttaaaattataaaatttataatctcAATACCAtcagtttttttaatatctattttttaataaatattatttagttttacgTGTTGTATTTACGTACCTAACAAAtttttctcttaattttatCGACTTTGATTTAATGTATTTCAACCAAAAGAAATAGATAATAGGTTAAACTACACAAAAATATTTAGGAATAGTACAATTAGTACAACAACTTGATTTAATATTCAACCATAATGTTTAAAACATGATACACGTTTAAAATGTAATGcacaatataaaatgaaataacatAGTTGGATCAATATTCGAGTTGTACCGGTTTGtacatagttgtactagtttttgAGTTATACCAGTTTGTACATAGTTATATTTTGACAGTGAAATCGAAAAAGCTAGTTGTACgacataaaattaaaacttaCCTCAGTTGTACCACTTCATTATGTGTACATATCTGTGCCCCaataaaatgaaatcataaattttgttaaaatacatTTCATGTATGTTTTCCAAAAATTATGTGGACAAAGAAGTTAACAAACCTTAAAAGTATAAGGTAGATCATGCAAACTTATGTGATTGTGTtagatttgcaaaaaaaaaaaagccccCATGAAATATCATAAGGAACCTTTATAAATACTTTACAATTTAGCCatgttattgatttttttcatatgaCATACTCGAAGGAATATTTAAATTTCAGAACCTGAgtagttgtactagttatatCAGTATTACTAGTCTGGTAAATACATTTCATAACTGTTTAAATACATTTTATGTATGTTTTCCATAAATTATGTAGACAAACAAGTTAATAAACCTTAAAAGTATAAGATAGATCATGTAAACTTATATGATGGTGTAAGAATtgctaaaaacaaaacaaaaaaacaaaaaatcattaaaaataagGAATCTATCTAAACAGTTACCAGTTTGGTCATTTGATTGTTTTTTCATATGGAAATACCAAATTGATTTTGTCAATTTCTGAAATGTCAAAATTGTACCAGTAATTcatgtttaatatataataaaaaatatgccAAATTTTGTATATGTTTAGTTTTAGGAGTTGTACCAATATTTTCACATTATaactttgtaaatatatttttgatgtttatttttcataataataTGGTCAATCTAATTAACAAACCTTAAAAGTATAAAGTCTCTTAAATAAAATTGATAgtgtaatttaataatttaacaaTAATTGAAGAGCCTCAGAAAAAATAGATgaaattttatcatcatatgtaaaaaaatgatttaatagtTGAGTTAATTATAGTAGCTGCAAATTGTACatgaattataatatttatataccaGTTGTACcagttatattatttttaacatgtATAGTTGTATGAGTTATACTAGTTGTACCTAGTCGAATGAGAGAATAAAATAATGAACATCGTGTGGCTCTGAGTTATTTATGCGTCAGATTAAAGAGGAGGAGAAGATAGAGAATGAGAGATCTGTGAAAGCGTGTGACCAAGattaa comes from Brassica rapa cultivar Chiifu-401-42 chromosome A02, CAAS_Brap_v3.01, whole genome shotgun sequence and encodes:
- the LOC103854187 gene encoding cytochrome P450 81D11, producing the protein METFYFIPSLFFLVLSLKLLFGARRRKLNLPPSPTRPFPVIGHLHLLKLPLHRTFLSLPKSLDGASIFSLRLGTRLVFVVSSHSVAEECFTKNDIVLANRPEFIFGKYIGYNSSTMVSAAYGDSWRNLRRVGTIEIFSSFRLNSFLSIREDEIRRLIFSLSNNSQQEYAKVEMRTLFMNLTINNILRMVAGKRFYGDETEDDDEARHVRQLIADVAVSSGAGNVADYFPILRLITSYEKQVKKLAGRIDEFLQSLVDEKRAEKVKGNTMIDHLLSLQETQPDYYTDVIIKGIILVMIIAGTNTSGGTLEWAMANLLNHPEVLERARTEIEEQIGSDRLIEEQDIVKLPYLQNITSETLRLYPVVPMLLPHMASEDCIVAGYDVPRGTMVMVNAWAIHRDPNMWEEPEKFKPERFEKEGEDKKMLSFGMGRRACPGSGLAQRLVTLALGSLVQCFDWERDGEKYVDLTEAEKGTIMRKAEPLKAMCRARPIVHKILDASCS
- the LOC103854185 gene encoding cytochrome P450 81D11 isoform X2, which codes for MGLTINNIIRMLAGKRYYGDGTEDDDESKHVRDLIAEVIAAGGAGNAADYFPILCWLTDYEKRVKKLGGRVDEFLQSLVDEKRAEKVKGSTMIDRLLSLQETQPEYYTDVIIKGIIEVMILAGTDTSAATLEWAMSNLLNHPEVLKKAKTEIDEQIGLDRLIEEQDIVKLPYLQSIVAETLRLYPVVPMLLPHMASKDCMVAGYDVPRKTILLVNVWAIHRDPKMWEEPEKFKPERFEKEGEDKKLMSFGMGRRACPGLGLGQRLVTLALGSLVQCFEWERTGEEYVDMTEAAKGITMHKSTSLEAMCRTRPIVDKILDASNSCP
- the LOC103854185 gene encoding cytochrome P450 81D11 isoform X1 produces the protein MIKTKNNSIMEPFYMILSLVFLFISLTFLLGTRRRKLNLPPSPAWPYPIIGHLHLLKLPLQRSFLSLSKSLGGASIFSLRLGTRLVYVVSSHSVAEECFTKNDVVFANRPEFLFAKHIGYNSSTMVSAAYGDSWRNLRRIGAIEIFSSIRIDSFLSIRKDEIRRLILCLSKNSLQEPAKVELGSLFMGLTINNIIRMLAGKRYYGDGTEDDDESKHVRDLIAEVIAAGGAGNAADYFPILCWLTDYEKRVKKLGGRVDEFLQSLVDEKRAEKVKGSTMIDRLLSLQETQPEYYTDVIIKGIIEVMILAGTDTSAATLEWAMSNLLNHPEVLKKAKTEIDEQIGLDRLIEEQDIVKLPYLQSIVAETLRLYPVVPMLLPHMASKDCMVAGYDVPRKTILLVNVWAIHRDPKMWEEPEKFKPERFEKEGEDKKLMSFGMGRRACPGLGLGQRLVTLALGSLVQCFEWERTGEEYVDMTEAAKGITMHKSTSLEAMCRTRPIVDKILDASNSCP